In a genomic window of Deferribacterota bacterium:
- a CDS encoding 3-hydroxybutyryl-CoA dehydrogenase, translating into MAFIIGVVGAGQMGSGIAYVCALNGFKVELQDISSEQLEKSLATIESNLKKQSKKGTISDEQVKEALGRINRVNKLDELKDASIIIEAATEKEDIKIDIFRKLDEVTSDEVILASNTSSISITKIAAATSRPSKVIGMHFMNPVPVMKLVEVIRGLATSDETYQFVVELAKKLGKEPVLSKDYAGFIVNRILIPMINEAIFTYYEGIGTIEDIDKAMKLGTNQPMGPFTLADFIGLDTVLYILEILYNEFKDPKYRPCPLLYKMVSAGYFGRKSGKGFYNYE; encoded by the coding sequence ATGGCTTTTATCATAGGTGTAGTTGGTGCTGGCCAGATGGGAAGTGGTATAGCATATGTATGCGCTCTTAACGGTTTTAAAGTTGAATTACAAGATATATCAAGTGAACAGCTAGAAAAATCATTAGCCACAATAGAAAGCAATTTAAAAAAACAGTCTAAAAAAGGTACAATATCTGATGAGCAGGTAAAAGAAGCACTAGGTAGAATAAATAGAGTTAATAAATTAGATGAATTAAAAGATGCCTCAATTATAATTGAAGCTGCTACTGAAAAAGAGGATATAAAGATTGATATATTTAGAAAACTAGATGAAGTTACTAGCGATGAAGTGATTTTAGCATCAAATACCTCTTCGATATCAATAACAAAAATAGCGGCAGCAACTAGCAGACCTTCAAAGGTTATAGGTATGCATTTTATGAATCCCGTTCCTGTTATGAAGCTAGTTGAAGTTATAAGGGGTTTGGCTACAAGTGATGAAACATATCAGTTTGTAGTTGAATTGGCTAAAAAACTTGGTAAGGAACCTGTATTGTCGAAAGATTATGCTGGATTTATTGTTAATCGTATCTTAATTCCTATGATTAATGAGGCTATTTTTACATACTATGAAGGCATAGGAACAATTGAGGATATAGATAAGGCTATGAAATTAGGAACAAATCAACCAATGGGGCCCTTTACATTAGCAGATTTTATAGGCCTCGATACAGTATTATACATTCTAGAGATTTTGTATAACGAGTTTAAAGATCCTAAATATAGACCTTGCCCACTATTATATAAAATGGTTAGTGCTGGTTATTTTGGCAGAAAAAGTGGTAAAGGTTTTTATAATTATGAATAA